A region from the Salicibibacter cibarius genome encodes:
- a CDS encoding MBL fold metallo-hydrolase encodes MNVTVLGGGNEVGASCLHIEMAETSILIDAGMRMQGEQLLPALGMLEDLPRPQAILVTHAHADHIGALPLIHKLFPEAPIYATAPTIALMRIMMKDSLKIIEERSRREETIPPYSEDQVEALLAAMLEIPANNTLRIGELRIESHQAGHILGAVMFSLMGGGAELLVSGDLSFKAGRTISGANVPRHLKPDVVIMESTYGNRAHTDRHTEEKRLAEHVAEVIAGGGFALVPAFALGRAQEVLLVLQDYMDKGLIPEFPIYVDGLVTPVSRVYRQYPQFLKGNLAHRVYREGDVFLKEGRCQAVHPKEREAILQGKPACIVASSGMLTGGASSWYAEQLIGNDKNAVLLTGYQDEESPGKALLDVAEGKTEELSINGTPYEAKARISKYGLSAHADASEMQLFIQQLAPTHTLLVHGDDDARTALSDLLDERYSPTLVENGDNYPFELRDSKKGIKGKRYKPNKEHEALRSLNGQFILYEPEDDDPLKVALCTGVHPKTNVLFSQTLKGKPVKIQPHQLIQALGQTTRTIDDVRESLQPLLDFNRQEMKALQWSHAPEGIYTFQGLLRHVAVHDSLEERLVLALALQALPTEHKRDGQSGQIEYKLDDDFMAQAQHGTLPMQGRKMNAAKAMDIARGALADEPDFTRCGADQLGETLTLYFAFPDAYTDKQKERMTSSIADQTGWEVVISPSTRQDLLFQVLSDLTENGEPESFSLHLQEKTVRATLPETSDVMEIAERFKQRTGFYFQEKGSEAAGPTQSNDLFKVTDRSVRMENNEAREETKRWAEDRDITLYKISFKGQGDDSVLEVHFISPEVAKRHEVDLEELSYRTGFPVTYAENPKQNEIIKEAVARIPASWALKKNPSIHREQSILGLKVGEATDPDEAQRVEDAILQATGYGIELKR; translated from the coding sequence GTCCTTGGGGGAGGTAACGAGGTCGGCGCTTCCTGCTTGCATATTGAGATGGCGGAAACGTCAATCTTAATTGACGCGGGGATGCGCATGCAGGGCGAACAATTATTGCCGGCGCTCGGGATGCTTGAAGATTTGCCGCGACCGCAAGCGATTCTCGTTACCCACGCGCACGCCGATCATATCGGGGCGCTACCCCTTATACATAAGCTTTTTCCGGAAGCACCGATATACGCAACAGCTCCTACGATCGCGCTTATGCGTATCATGATGAAGGACTCGTTAAAAATTATCGAGGAACGCAGCCGACGGGAAGAAACGATACCGCCATACTCTGAAGACCAGGTCGAAGCGCTGCTCGCTGCCATGCTAGAGATTCCCGCGAATAACACGCTTCGCATCGGAGAATTGCGCATTGAAAGCCATCAAGCAGGCCATATTCTGGGCGCGGTGATGTTCTCGCTAATGGGTGGGGGCGCGGAACTGCTCGTCTCCGGCGATCTTAGCTTTAAAGCCGGGAGGACGATTTCCGGCGCCAATGTGCCGCGCCATTTAAAGCCTGATGTCGTCATCATGGAGTCTACCTATGGGAACCGGGCCCACACGGACCGCCACACCGAAGAAAAACGGCTTGCCGAACACGTGGCAGAAGTTATCGCCGGCGGTGGTTTTGCGCTTGTACCTGCGTTTGCGCTCGGTCGCGCCCAAGAAGTATTACTCGTGCTGCAAGATTACATGGATAAAGGATTAATTCCCGAGTTTCCGATCTACGTCGACGGTCTCGTGACACCAGTGAGTCGCGTATACCGCCAATACCCGCAATTTTTAAAAGGAAACCTTGCCCATCGTGTTTATCGGGAAGGGGATGTTTTCTTAAAAGAAGGACGTTGTCAAGCGGTTCATCCGAAGGAGCGCGAGGCGATCTTGCAAGGCAAGCCTGCCTGCATCGTGGCGTCTTCCGGCATGCTGACCGGAGGCGCGAGCAGTTGGTACGCGGAGCAACTCATCGGAAACGATAAAAACGCTGTGCTTCTCACTGGCTATCAGGATGAAGAAAGTCCAGGGAAAGCGTTGCTGGATGTTGCGGAAGGAAAAACGGAGGAACTTTCGATTAACGGAACGCCTTATGAAGCAAAAGCCCGCATTAGCAAGTACGGCCTGTCTGCTCACGCCGATGCTTCGGAAATGCAATTGTTCATTCAGCAGTTGGCACCGACGCATACCCTTCTCGTTCACGGTGATGACGACGCGCGAACAGCTTTGTCCGACTTGCTAGACGAACGGTACAGCCCTACCCTCGTTGAAAACGGAGACAACTATCCGTTTGAACTCCGTGATTCGAAAAAAGGCATCAAAGGCAAACGTTATAAACCAAACAAGGAACATGAGGCGTTGCGATCCTTAAATGGGCAATTTATCCTTTATGAACCCGAAGACGATGACCCGCTCAAAGTAGCCCTGTGCACTGGCGTTCATCCGAAAACGAACGTTTTGTTTTCGCAAACGCTCAAAGGAAAGCCTGTAAAAATTCAACCTCACCAACTCATACAAGCCTTAGGGCAAACAACGCGCACAATTGACGACGTCCGGGAGTCGCTGCAGCCGCTGCTTGATTTTAATCGCCAAGAAATGAAAGCTTTACAATGGAGCCACGCGCCTGAAGGAATCTACACATTTCAAGGTTTGTTACGTCATGTCGCCGTACATGATTCACTCGAAGAACGGCTCGTATTAGCCCTCGCTTTACAGGCGCTACCTACTGAACATAAAAGAGACGGGCAATCGGGACAAATAGAATACAAACTTGATGATGATTTTATGGCTCAGGCGCAACATGGAACGCTACCTATGCAGGGTAGGAAAATGAACGCGGCGAAGGCAATGGATATTGCGCGGGGAGCCCTAGCGGATGAGCCTGATTTCACACGTTGTGGGGCCGATCAGTTAGGGGAAACACTGACGCTCTACTTCGCTTTTCCGGATGCTTACACGGATAAACAAAAAGAACGAATGACCTCATCCATCGCCGATCAAACAGGTTGGGAGGTTGTCATTTCCCCTTCAACAAGGCAAGATTTGCTGTTTCAGGTACTCTCAGACCTTACCGAGAACGGCGAACCCGAAAGTTTCTCCCTCCACTTACAAGAAAAAACCGTTCGCGCAACCCTCCCGGAAACTAGCGATGTCATGGAAATCGCCGAACGATTCAAGCAGCGTACCGGTTTTTATTTTCAGGAAAAAGGTTCTGAAGCAGCTGGTCCGACGCAATCGAACGATCTCTTTAAGGTCACGGATCGAAGCGTGCGGATGGAAAATAATGAAGCAAGGGAGGAAACGAAGCGCTGGGCGGAGGATCGAGACATCACGCTCTACAAAATCAGTTTCAAAGGCCAGGGCGACGACAGCGTGTTGGAAGTGCACTTTATTTCACCGGAAGTGGCCAAGCGGCATGAGGTTGATCTGGAGG